tgccaaaaaaaaaagaacctaaattTGATAGTTTCTAGATCTACTAATGAATTGGAAATATAGAGGGCCGAGGAACATGTCAAATGACCTAAGAATAAGCAGTCAGCAAAGTCCTAATGTGAGAAATACTATTTCACAAATGACCCAGTGTCTTCAACCAATAAATTAGgccaaaaaaaagtaaatgtaatgGAAACCCATAGGTTTAAATAGAGCTAAAAATACACCAACCAAATGCAATTTGTGGACTTTATTTGGGTCCTGATCTTATCagactgttaaaaaaagaatatttgtaagCAAATCAGGAAAACTTGAACAGTAACTGATATAAAGGAGCTGCTGATTTTTTCAGATGtgataatatttcatattttttaaaaattccttttaggAATGTGTTTTGAAATATAGATGAAATGAAGTTGTGTTTGTTTCAAAATGATCTAGTTGAGAATGGGGATATAGGTGAAACATTGTTCATGCATGATTTGATAATTAAAACTAAGTCATTATACAATTCTCTCTACTTCTAAGTATGTTTGAAATgttgtttaataaaatttttttagaaattaatgaaataatacatgtaatgGAAAAGATCAACCAAATAAGTTGTGTCTTTGATAAAACTAATGAGTCAGGAATATAAGGTTCATGGTTATATAGTTCTTAAAAATTTCACATTATAACTACCACTTCCAATGCCATTCACAAGgcatatttcatctttttaaaaaaagttttgtttaatctttatttattttttgagagagagacagaatatgaacaggggagaagcagagagtgagggagatgcagaatctgaagcaggctccaggtcctgagctgtcagcacacagcctgacgtggggctcgaactcacgaaccatgagatcgtgacctgagccaaagttggatgctcaaccgactgagccacccaggcgccccaagggatatTTCATCTTAAAgataatatattgttaaaaatcgtgtttaattttgcttaactagtgcttctcaaacttgattAAGCACagccatctttgtttttctcctttttttcttatttttttttcaacatttatttatttttgggacagagagagacagagcataaacgggggaggggcagagagagagggagacacagagtcggaaacaggctccaggctctgagccatcagcccagagcccgacgcggggctcgaactcacggaccgcgagatcgtgacctggctgaagtcggacgctcaaccgactgcgccacccaggtgtcccttttctcctttttttctaacttcacATTGTATTTGCCATCATAGTGAACAGTGTTCCTAAGTACTTGCTCAGGAAATTCTGACttctccagttttatttatttatttaacagaacTAGGTCTTGTACATCTTTGATAATATCTTGATGTTTTCTATCTGTCTGGAATTCCCTCCTCCTTGAGTATATCTGCTTATAATGATCTGTGAAAAACTTTTGAGTGGTTCTGCTACTCAGTTACTTATAATTTTGAGGGTCCATAACtccctttttattatttcagtacTTTTTATAACTGCGTCACTTCTTGtgctattttgcatttatttgtttatgccTCTTTTCTATGGAACAATGAGCACTTTGAGGATAAGATTACGtatttttttgaggtataattgatttAAGATTATGTTTTACTTGTGATAGCCATAGAGTCTAGTACTGTTAATTAGTtggtatgtatttattaaatgtattttgaggTAGCTAGGTTCTGTCAGAAAAACTTGACGGATGGCCTGAAAGATGAATTACCATTAATAATGTTTCTTtgggggagggcgcctgggtggctcagttggttaaatgtccaacttcagttcaggtcatgatcttgtggtctgtgagttcgaaccctgcatcgggctctgggatgacatcccagagcctggagcctgcttcagattctgtgttgccctctctctcttcccctctcccactcactctctgtctctcaaaaatgaataaacattaaaaaaaataaaagtaatgattCTTTTGGGGGGCAGGATTTATCTTCTTTTGGTAGGATGTTAgaaactataggggcgcctgggtggtgcagtcggttaagcgtccgacttcagccaggtcacgatctcgcggtccgggagttcgagccccgcgtcaggctctgggctgatggctcagagcctggagcctgtttccgattctgtgtctccctctctctctgcccctcccccgttcatgctctgtctctctctgtcccaaaaataaataaacgttgaaaaaaaaaaaaaacaagaaactatattataaatgtaCCTGATTTAAGTGAACTTTTACAATGCAACTCATGCAAGTGGGAAGCTTCACAGTATTGGCTGaaatatgtatatgcatttaaaagtttatggttttatttatttttatgtatttaattaattaatttatttttaatttgtttttaatcagtttattaaattaaattaaatttattttttcaaaacatgtttATGAACCAAAATTAGTGGCACAGTGCTAACAGAATAATCTAATTCTAATCAGAAGAAAACCTATTTGATCCATTTTGTGAGGATACttgaaatatgtttaataataaaGACAACCAgtgttctgtttttacttttatttgcatttatttgttgcATAATTTACTCTTGGccataagtttttgtttcttcagtttcttctgccatatatttttcttctgtgcaaCTTCCTCTTCTGGTTTAGGAACAATCTGCTCTTTTTCAGTAAGGATCGTCTCAATGTGGCAGGGAGAGCTTATGTATGGGTTAATCCGACCATGAGCCCTGTAAGTTCTATGCCGCATTTTGGGGGCTTTGTTCACCTGGATGTGCTCAATGACCAGAGAATCTACATTTAAACCCTTAAGTTCAGCATTACTCTCTGCATTTTTAAGCATGTGCAGTAAAAATTCAGCAGTCTTTTTGGGCCAGCGACTCTGTGTCCAGCCCCACTGTTTGGCCTGGGCACATCTACCAACTCCACCATTGTAGCGTTGGAATGGCACCCATTGCTTCTGCAAAGTGACAGCTTTCAGATACTTGGTGGCTTTTTGGATATGCATACCCTAGATGGCCTGGGCAGTTTCACATGTATTCTTGAAGTGAACACGAAGATTTGAACCTCTTGATTTGCATGAATTTGTGGGCTTTTCCGGGTCATGTGAATAGCTAACCATTTTCAGAGATCACCTTGGGCCACTTACAGGAAGAGCAaaagtttatagttttaaaagttgaaagaatactACAACCCAAATATCCTTGCATGAAGGAAGTAAGGTATTCCCTTATTCTTACCTGTACTTACCCCTTAAGAACTAGGTGAAATTGTATgggtctcccttttttttcctaattttttatgtttattttatttttgagagacagtgcaagtgggggagaggcagagagagaggggtacagaggatctgaagcgggctctgtgctgacaacagagagccctatgtggggcttgaactcataatggtgagatcatgacctgagctgaagttggatgcttaacgaactcagccatccagatgcccctgtatgggtcttttaattccctttcctaCTAAAGCATCCCCACCGGAGAGTGGATCTTAAGATGTAATTTAAGTAATCGCATTTGTCTAGTGGCCACCCTATTGGACAGCACATCTCTCTCTCAGTGTTTAAACCTCATGCTGTGGTAATGGGGAGCCATCGAAAATATTTgaacaggagagaagaaatgacTAGATTTAAATTTAACAAATCCCATTAGTAGCTGTGTATAGGGAGGAGAAATTGAAGCTATAAAGACTAGTACATAGGGGGTGTatagctcagtggtagagcatttgactgcaaacACTAGTACATAACTACATAACAGTTCAAATGAAGGACTATCTTAAACAATGGCAGATGGTTGGACAATGTTTGCAAAATCAAAGGtgattttgtaattatttcataACTACTTATTACATTGGATTATGACCAGCTTGATAGCAGAGTCTGTATCTTAATGGTAACAAACATTTTGAGCAATTGCTAAATGGCAGGCATTGTTgaatgctttacatatattatctcatttagtgcCTTCAGTACTCTATGAGGTAGGAAATATTATAGATGAAGAATGGATCAGAGAGATGAAGTAAcctgcctaaagtcacacagcccaTAAATACAAAGATTTGATAGGAAAAGAATACAATTAAAATCATTAGGCAAGGGGcatcatgaaatatttaaatgtgttgTCCAGAATATTCCTATTTTATGTGAGTTTCCTAGtttttggcacatagtaggttataaaaataatattaatacttGAGCATATACTTTGTGCTAGGCATCGTTCTAAGCCCTTGAAatagattatttaattttcacaaagataCTATCAGACTCATTTTTATAGAGGATAAAATTGATGTGCAAACATAGGATAACTTGTTTAAGAAAGTAGCAGGGCAAGTATTAAGAGTCTACGTAATTGGACCCCAGTGTTCctgcagtatataatacatttgtGGGTTGTATTTAATTAATAGTGTACAAATGGAGAGAGAGACCATACTGTGGTGTTTCAGTATGCCAAACTCTTAACCATGAAAGTGACTAAGCTGGAAATTTAATTAATACGGTTTCTGGGTGTGTGgagatctttctttttatggtttttggcAGTAAAATGTAGATTCTCTAAGAATTTTGTCAGGCTGTGTGGAATGTGGCTGGCTGTATTATGTGTTAAATTGTTTATGGCCCTGAGTTTACTGACCCTAACTCTTTTCCTCTTATTTGCTCACTAAAGTAGTGCTTATAATTCAAAGACAGTATAGTGTAGGGGAAGGAGCACAGTTGGAGTCATATATGTTGCACTTTAATCCCAGCACTATCAATTACTAGCTATATGACTGTAGACAAGTTATATATTCTAGAACACCCCTTTTCTACAGAATGGGGAAATGAAACCTCTGGATAGGTTTAAGGAGTAAATGggatgatacatatttttttaaaatacctgcTGTAGTACTGAGCACATGGCATGTGCTCAAAAAACTGTAACTGCCTTACTTTTACTAAACAAAACATATTCAGATTTAAGTACCATTTCTTTCCTTATGATTATTCAAATTCCTAGAAGAACTCTGTACCTGACAACCAATTGGTAACCCTGACCTTTAGACTTTGAACCAGATATTGTAGAGTTCCTAAGTAAACTATGAGGAGAAATGCATGAATTCTTTATGGTGTTATGAGACTGTTTTGTATTGAACTTTTACAGAAAGATAATCCTATGCTTTATTAAAAGCAACAATGGTAAGGAAAACTCCACCTACTTGTATTTCTGGAATCCTATCCTGAAtggataaatgagtaaatgaataaatgaataatgtgctagttgaaaatgaaaataacaagtattggaaCCCTTGAGAAAATTTCTCATATGAGgtagttctttttctgagatatttccattttctttctcagtcatCATGTAGATAGTGGCAATTCATGATCTGATTTTGGAAcagtatataaatagaaaaaataaatacacaaaaggtCAGCAATCTCTGCATATTCTGGGAACATTCTTTTAGCAATTCTGATTTGTAgtgtaatgcttttattttaggGAAATAAATTACTTGAGTTCCCTTTATCCAAGAGCACTGCCTAACTAATAATATTTAATGACTAAGTAGGACTTCTGAGTATCATTGAAATTTACTGCAGTAAAGAAGTAttgagaggaaggaaataaatctgAGCATCATTTTTAATGATGCAGTGTATATTTAACGACATTTCTGAagaatccttttttctttaaataaactttgagaTCTAACTTACAGACCATAAAATGCACAAATTTTAAGTGTCAGATTTCATGTTTtgatataaacaaacatttgtgtAACCACTATATaagagaacatttctatcacttaGGAAAGTTCCCTTTGTGTCCCTTTGTAGTCCTCCGAAGGACAACCAGCCAGTGATCTAATTTCTGTCACCATATAGTCTGCTCTAGAAGTTTGTATAAATGAAATCCTACAGTGTCTAAACTTTAATGCCTGGTATTTCTTGCacaatatgtttttgaaaaattttagatc
The window above is part of the Prionailurus bengalensis isolate Pbe53 chromosome C1, Fcat_Pben_1.1_paternal_pri, whole genome shotgun sequence genome. Proteins encoded here:
- the LOC122481666 gene encoding 60S ribosomal protein L17-like encodes the protein MHIQKATKYLKAVTLQKQWVPFQRYNGGVGRCAQAKQWGWTQSRWPKKTAEFLLHMLKNAESNAELKGLNVDSLVIEHIQVNKAPKMRHRTYRAHGRINPYISSPCHIETILTEKEQIVPKPEEEVAQKKNIWQKKLKKQKLMAKSKLCNK